In Octopus bimaculoides isolate UCB-OBI-ISO-001 chromosome 5, ASM119413v2, whole genome shotgun sequence, a genomic segment contains:
- the LOC106868714 gene encoding zinc finger protein 436 isoform X2 → MHSVEKLPVLPSILSHSIEKLPVLSAAMPFQADGNTLANVPKSPGIESFLFENQEFNNPNNNDNISSSNNNNNNNNSDNINNNNGKVEQSTILNETTTNSCGENDQSNIKDNDDNNNNSSNNSNRSSSSNGSGMFECKFCLKHFSHSGHFNEHLRTHTGVKPYQCKFCPKTFSQSGHLTIHLRTHTGERPFVCSYCQKSFSQSGTLSSHLRIHTEEKPYECPYCLKLFSRTSYLITHLRVHTEEKPFECKFCQKRFSQSGHLNGHLKIHTGEKPYTCDFCQKSFSLSGNLTKHLRIHTGERPYECDFCQKSFSQSNSLVVHLRIHTGEKPFECQYCLKTFSRANYLSTHMTVHTREKHYECTHCKKTFAQASHLKEHIKVHTGERPYTCSVCKKTFAQSGNLTKHMRVHSGERPYQCPYCPEDRKKCFSQSYSLTTHLRQQHGAVVDINVDVIGPLANKCNASDRNGCSSHTIVAGSCTPANTTRMFKCNFCGKEFLRSSQLWTHVKAHSMTDQPVNPLSKTTTNTESTTTESVVSHNNSGLLFPTSLSLLSPSPSLGGTEFSSALMTMSDMMASPFGGLASSMGSSSNTEPTSGGGEGSREDIEAALDSIEKDCSKTKSEKPYSKEKLMAVMELTPTEKPLDTNLDTELLTPAPLNLG, encoded by the coding sequence ATGCATTCCGTTGAAAAATTGCCAGTTTTGCCATCGATACTATCTCATTCGATAGAAAAACTGCCAGTTCTCTCAGCAGCAATGCCGTTCCAGGCAGATGGAAATACTCTTGCAAATGTCCCCAAATCTCCTGGCATTGagtcttttctttttgaaaaccAAGAATTTAACaatcctaataataatgataatatcagcagcagcaacaacaataataacaacaacaacagtgataatattaacaacaacaatggaaaagTAGAACAGTCTACTATTTTAAATGAAACCACTACCAACAGTTGTGGTGAAAATGACCAAAGTAACAttaaagataatgatgacaacaacaacaacagtagcaacaacagcaacagaagtagtagtagcaatggttCTGGAATGTTCGAGTGTAAATTCTGTTTGAAGCATTTCTCTCATTCTGGTCACTTCAATGAACATCTTCGAACACATACTGGTGTTAAACCATACCAGTGTAAATTTTGTCCCAAGACATTTTCACAAAGTGGTCATTTAACAATTCACTTGAGAACTCACACTGGAGAGAGGCCATTTGTATGTAGTTACTGTCAAAAATCGTTTTCCCAGTCAGGCACGCTTTCATCTCATCTACGAATTCACACCGAAGAGAAGCCATATGAATGCCCTTACTGTCTCAAACTGTTCTCACGAACCAGTTACTTAATAACACATCTACGAGTCCACACTGAAGAGAAGCCATTTGAATGCAAGTTCTGTCAAAAAAGATTTTCTCAAAGCGGGCATTTGAATGGTCATTTGAagattcatactggagagaaaccttacACTTGTGATTTCTGCCAAAAGTCCTTCTCATTATCAGGCAACTTGACGAAGCACTTGAGAATTCACACTGGAGAACGTCCGTATGAATGTGACTTCTGCCAAAAGTCTTTCTCTCAGTCAAACTCACTAGTTGTTCATCTTCGtatacacactggagagaaaccatttgaATGTCAATATTGTTTGAAAACTTTCTCTCGTGCTAACTATCTCTCCACTCACATGACTGTTCACACTCGAGAGAAACATTATGAGTGTACTCATTgcaagaaaacatttgcccaggCCAGTCATTTAAAAGAACATATAAAAGTGCACACTGGAGAGAGACCATACACATGTTCAGTGTGCAAGAAAACATTTGCACAATCTGGGAACTTGACAAAACACATGAGAGTTCATTCTGGTGAGAGGCCGTACCAATGTCCTTACTGTCCCGAGGATCGCAAAAAATGTTTTTCCCAGTCTTATAGCTTGACCACTCACTTAAGGCAACAGCATGGAGCTGTAGTTGACATCAATGTTGATGTAATTGGGCCTCTGGCAAACAAATGCAATGCTTCTGATAGAAATGGATGCAGTAGCCACACTATTGTTGCTGGTAGCTGCACACCAGCAAATACAACTAGGATGTTTAAGTGCAATTTCTGTGGCAAAGAATTTCTCCGTTCTAGTCAGCTCTGGACACATGTAAAAGCTCATTCAATGACAGACCAGCCAGTGAATCCACTCAGTAAGACGACAACCAATACTGAGTCAACCACCACTGAAAGTGTTGTGAGCCACAATAACAGCGGACTGCTGTTTCCAACTTCTTTGTCTCTTTTGTCACCATCTCCTTCACTGGGTGGTACTGAGTTCAGTTCTGCTCTCATGACAATGTCTGACATGATGGCAAGCCCCTTTGGAGGGTTAGCTTCCAGCATGGGCAGTTCGTCTAATACTGAACCAACGTCAGGAGGTGGAGAAGGTAGCCGGGAAGATATTGAAGCTGCACTTGATTCAATTGAGAAAGATTGCAGTAAAACGAAAAGTGAGAAACCATATTCCAAGGAGAAGTTGATGGCTGTGATGGAATTAACTCCGACTGAAAAACCACTAGATACCAATTTAGATACAGAACTCTTAACTCCAGCACCACTTAACCTCGGTTAA